Proteins encoded in a region of the Triticum dicoccoides isolate Atlit2015 ecotype Zavitan chromosome 3A, WEW_v2.0, whole genome shotgun sequence genome:
- the LOC119268843 gene encoding uncharacterized protein LOC119268843 has protein sequence MEVVDLVSSDSEDEACAHSPDRKRPAWEPADPSRRPGSLPEQTSRMAWPPQQPSQAVKKDKEKAGEGGSAWAAGPPSLRGGSHGSSAGILGARPAGWDSWSAAAHKSRDERSETAECCWGTWGNEICRSVSVPNEDGAAMPGQSSMAIPELLMEDSSAWLSRIKGLHFPLPDESQLKARQIQSDEMLALKLQEQFNQEQPGSQSSQQVDTTLAWTLQEQDAARARIAAREGQSSSSQRDRSMAHLYSYGWRSQVQGSTSWPPTHTSAPITSRRWLPRNSGPGSEQQNMIISQLTKGCFGQENMDLEMRMAVLDSLQEALESCADTYPTDSDDDDYENLIALDDNNHRRGASDSEIDSLPLSVAEGESRRDEPCPICLDCPADGAPLRHLPCAHKFHKECIDRWLRMRTSCPVCKSAVF, from the exons ATGGAGGTGGTGGATTTGGTGTCATCCGACTCCGAGGACGAGGCGTGCGCGCACTCGCCTGATCGGAAGCGTCCTGCCTGGGAGCCCGCGGATCCATCCCGCCGCCCCGGGAGTCTTCCCGAGCAGACAAGCAGAATGGCCTGGCCGCCGCAGCAGCCAAGTCAGGCGGTGAAGAAGGATAAGGAGAAGGCAGGCGAGGGGGGGAGCGCGTGGGCAGCAGGACCCCCTTCGCTCAGGGGAGGATCGCATGGTTCCAGTGCTGGTATCTTGGGAGCTAGGCCTGCGGGGTGGGATTCATGGAGTGCAGCGGCACACAAATCTAGAGATGAAAGAAGTGAAACGGCCGAGTGTTGTTGGGGAACTTGGGGTAATGAGATTTGCAGATCAGTCTCTGTGCCCAACGAAGATGGTGCTGCGATGCCTGGACAGAGCTCTATGGCCATTCCTGAGCTACTCATGGAAGACAGTAGCGCATGGCTGTCGAGGATCAAGGGGCTCCATTTCCCACTCCCTGACGAGAGCCAGTTGAAAGCCAGGCAAATTCAGTCAGATGAGATGCTTGCTCTTAAGCTTCAAGAGCAGTTCAACCAGGAACAGCCTGGCTCGCAATCTTCCCAGCAG GTTGATACGACTCTAGCTTGGACACTGCAAGAGCAAGATGCTGCGCGTGCCAGAATTGCTGCGAGAGAGGGCCAATCTAGTTCT AGCCAGAGGGACCGCTCAATGGCACACTTGTATTCATACGGCTGGCGCTCGCAAGTTCAAGGTTCTACTTCATGGCCACCTACTCACACATCAGCTCCAATAACAAGCAGACGGTGGTTGCCAAGAAACAGCGGCCCGGGATCAGAGCAACAAAAT ATGATTATCTCGCAATTGACCAAAGGGTGTTTTGGACAAGAAAACATGGATTTAGAAATG AGAATGGCTGTGCTGGACTCGCTCCAAGAAGCACTTGAAAGCTGTGCCGACACCTATCCTACAGATTCAGATGA TGATGACTATGAGAACCTGATAGCGCTTGATGACAACAACCATCGCAGAGGAGCTTCTGACAGTGAAATTGACAGCTTGCCACTATCTGTTGCTGAG GGAGAAAGCCGCCGAGACGAGCCCTGCCCTATATGCCTGGACTGCCCTGCTGATGGTGCTCCCCTCCGGCATCTGCCGTGCGCACACAAATTCCATAAAGAG TGCATCGACAGGTGGCTTCGGATGAGGACCTCGTGCCCGGTGTGCAAATCTGCTGTGTTTTGA
- the LOC119268845 gene encoding protein CONSERVED ONLY IN THE GREEN LINEAGE 160, chloroplastic-like produces MSLLAVVTSRAAAVRPLRASAASGEAAAAAADQPGERRPVKIILPKKKPQKWSTGMEPGSYGGGPTTIKPRKYWMGKEDRDPIGNTDDFIWNKNFLPHMERVIANGGTDTPATIPRVTPADEDSGFLSFNRAMDLDSVDVDLSKELMAPAKSILQTQLKAARRGRSTSVEAVNRPTYIRWKLAPTRREQEQWDRATRATTGGIDVILRESQQKVQLKGDPKVVAAEAREQYLKLKERLQLLTLGIGGVGVVSAYVSYTPEIAASFSAGLIGSLVYLRMLGTSVDSLAGGTKAAAKGAAAQPRLLIPMVLVMMYNRWNAILVPEYGFMHLELIPMLVGFFTYKIAMFTQAILESVPDVGNREV; encoded by the exons ATGTCGCTGCTCGCCGTCGTCACCAGCCGCGCCGCGGCCGTGCGCCCGCTCCGCGCCTCGGCGGCctcgggagaggcggcggcggccgccgcggaCCAGCCGGGGGAGCGGAGGCCGGTCAAGATAATACTGCCCAAGAAGAAGCCGCAGAAGTGGTCCACGGGGATGGAGCCGGGGTCGTACGGCGGCGGCCCGACCACCATCAAGCCGCGCAAGTACTGGATGGGGAAGGAGGACCGCGACCCCATTGGCAACACCGACGACTTCATCTGGAACAAGAACTTCCTCCCCCACATGGAGCGCGTCATCGCCAACGGCGGTACGGACACGCCCGCCACCATCCCCCGCGTCACGCCG GCGGACGAGGACTCAGGGTTTCTAAGCTTCAACCGCGCAATGGACCTTGACAG TGTGGATGTTGATCTGAGCAAGGAGCTTATGGCACCGGCCAAGTCAATCTTGCAGACGCAGCTCAAGGCTGCCCGCCGTGGTCGATCCACTAGCGTTGAG GCTGTCAATAGACCCACCTACATTAGATGGAAGCTAGCTCCGACTCGACGGGAGCAGGAGCAATGGGACCGAGCGACCAGGGCAACCACCGGTGGCATT GATGTCATACTAAGGGAGTCGCAGCAGAAAGTGCAGCTGAAAGGGGACCCTAAGGTGGTGGCAGCTGAGGCCAGAGAGCAATACCTGAAG TTGAAAGAAAGGTTGCAGCTGCTTACTTTAGGTATTGGTGGCGTCGGGGTGGTTTCTGCTTATGTTTCATACACTCCTGAAATTGCTGCGAG CTTTAGTGCAGGGCTGATTGGATCTCTGGTGTATCTCCGCATGCTTGGAACCAGTGTGGATTCTTTAGCGGGTGGAACTAAAGCAGCTGCCAA GGGCGCTGCGGCACAGCCAAGATTGCTTATTCCAATGGTTCTTGTGATGATGTACAATCGATGGAATGC GATACTGGTTCCAGAGTACGGCTTCATGCACCTGGAGTTGATACCCATGCTCGTTGGGTTCTTTACCTACAAGATTGCTATGTTTACTCAAGCGATTCTGGAATCAGTACCTGATGTTGGAAACCGCGAAGTTTGA